Part of the Usitatibacter palustris genome, GGCAAGACGTGGAAGGAAGCCGCGAAACCGCCCGCGTTCCCGAAAGCTCCGGAAGGCGAGGCGGGCGAAAGCGTGCACCACGTCTTCTGGCTCACGCCGGGACATGCGCGCAACCCGGGACGCTGGTATGCCGGCACTTCGCCGCAAGCCCTCTTCCAATCGGACGACGCGGGCGTGACGTGGCAAGGCGTCGCGGGGTTCAACGAGCACCCGATGCGCGACAAGTGGATCAACAAGGGCGAGGAAGGCCCGCCCGATGGCGCGACCCTGCACTCGATCAACGTCGACCCATTCGACCCGCGCCACCTGGTGATCGGCATGTCGATGGGCGGCGTCTTCGAATCACGCGACGAGGGCAAGAGCTGGAAACCCCTCAACCGCGGCGTCGAGGCGAATTTCCTTCCCGATCCCGAGGCCGAATACGGCCACGATCCGCATTGCGTCAGGGTGAGCGCCGCCGCGCCGGGCGTGGTGTACCAGCAGAACCATTGCGGCATCTATCGCCTCGACCGCAAGGCCGATCGCTGGACACGCATCGGCGACAACATGCCCAAGGCGGTGGGCGACATCGGTTTCCCGATGGTGCTGCATCCGCGCGACCCGAACACGCTCTGGGTCTTTCCGATGGACGGTACGACCGTATGGCCGCGCGTGCCCATCGGCGGCAAGCCCGCGGCCTTCCGCTCGCGCGATGCCGGCAATTCGTGGAAGCGACTCGACCAGGGCCTGCCGAAGGGGCAGGGCTGGTTCACGGTGAAGCGCCAGTCGATGATGGCCGACGCGCTCGATCCGGTCGGCCTCTACTTCGGAACGACCGGCGGCGAAGTGTGGGCGAGCTTCGACGAGGGCGATAACTGGCATTGCGTGGTCCAGCACCTGCCCGAGATCTACGCCGTGGAGACCGCGCTCGTCGCATGAAGGTCGTGCTGCCCAGCCCGCTCGTGAGCTACACCGCGGGCCGGCGCGAGGTGCAGGCCGCCGGGGCGACCCTCGCTGAAGTCCTCGCCGACCTCGACCGGCAATTTCCCGGCATCCGCTTCCGGATGATCGACGAGCAGGATGCGATCCGGCAGCACATCCGCATCTTCGTGAACCGGGAGCCGGCGCCGGGCCTGGCCGCTGCGCTCGCGTCCACCGATGAGGTCCTGATCATCGCCGCGCTGTCCGGGGGCTGACTTCTTGTAACATTGGTTCCCATAACATTCCAAAACAGCCTCGAGGAGATCCCGATGTTCCGCAAATCCCTTTTTGCCGCCGTTGCCCTCGCGTTCGGGGTGACCGGTGCCCAGGCCCAGACTGAAATCCAGCTCTGGCACTCGATGACCGGCGCGCTCGGCGACAAAGTCAACGAGCTCGCGAACAAATTCAACGCGAGCCAGAAGGATTACAAGGTCGTCGCGGTCTACAAGGGTTCCTACCCCGAATCGATGACCGCCGCGATCGCCTCGTTCCGCGCCGGCAATGCGCCGCACATGCTCCAGGTCTTCGAAGTGGGCACCGCGACGATGATGGCCGCGAAGGGCGCGGTGGTTCCGGTCTACAAGCTGATGAAGGACGCCGACGAGCCCTTCAATCCCAAGGCGTACATGCCGGCGGTCGCGGGCTACTACACCGACTACAAGGGCCAGATGCTCTCGTTCCCGTTCAACAGCTCCACGCCCGTGTTCTACGTGAACAAGGACGCGTACAAGAAGGCGGGCCTCGATCCCAACAAGGCGCCCAAGACGTGGAAGGAATTCGCCGCCGTCTCCGAAAAGCTCAAGGCCTCGGGCCAGAGCTGCGTCTACACGACGGGCTGGCCGGCCTGGGTGCACGTCGAGAACTTCTCCGCCTGGCATAACCTGCCGATCGGCACGAAGGAAAACGGCATCGCGGGCATGGACACCGAGTTCAAGGTGAATTCCCCCGAGCACG contains:
- a CDS encoding glycosyl hydrolase — translated: MIDPRDRRTVLAAVRAGHLGPTVMRSTDLGKTWKEAAKPPAFPKAPEGEAGESVHHVFWLTPGHARNPGRWYAGTSPQALFQSDDAGVTWQGVAGFNEHPMRDKWINKGEEGPPDGATLHSINVDPFDPRHLVIGMSMGGVFESRDEGKSWKPLNRGVEANFLPDPEAEYGHDPHCVRVSAAAPGVVYQQNHCGIYRLDRKADRWTRIGDNMPKAVGDIGFPMVLHPRDPNTLWVFPMDGTTVWPRVPIGGKPAAFRSRDAGNSWKRLDQGLPKGQGWFTVKRQSMMADALDPVGLYFGTTGGEVWASFDEGDNWHCVVQHLPEIYAVETALVA
- a CDS encoding MoaD/ThiS family protein, whose product is MKVVLPSPLVSYTAGRREVQAAGATLAEVLADLDRQFPGIRFRMIDEQDAIRQHIRIFVNREPAPGLAAALASTDEVLIIAALSGG
- the ugpB gene encoding sn-glycerol-3-phosphate ABC transporter substrate-binding protein UgpB — protein: MFRKSLFAAVALAFGVTGAQAQTEIQLWHSMTGALGDKVNELANKFNASQKDYKVVAVYKGSYPESMTAAIASFRAGNAPHMLQVFEVGTATMMAAKGAVVPVYKLMKDADEPFNPKAYMPAVAGYYTDYKGQMLSFPFNSSTPVFYVNKDAYKKAGLDPNKAPKTWKEFAAVSEKLKASGQSCVYTTGWPAWVHVENFSAWHNLPIGTKENGIAGMDTEFKVNSPEHVKHIEMLADYSKKGWFTYSGRRNEAEARFFSGECAMLTSSSGAQANIRRNAKFDFSVNLLPYHDHIVGAPQNSIIGGASFWVMGGKTNNSYKGVAKFMGFLSGTEIQADWHQSTGYVPITLAAAEATKKAGYYEKNPGTDIAVRQLTNKPPTGNSKGLRFGNYVQGREVIEEEIEAVLGGKKSAKQAMDDAVRRGNDILRKFEAANKG